In the Sulfitobacter pacificus genome, one interval contains:
- a CDS encoding AraC family transcriptional regulator, protein MNAPLCHTASEPLAGFSLCNSTDVDEVRETVGKRFCDHRLARRSARGGFDARFNHVQGGALGLGYLRYGGDVEIEPGHLDTFYLLQVPIRGKSEVVNGPDRAVTEPGTASMLNPTRPTWMRMTEECEKIMLQIDRITLHSMVERHLDLTLSQPIVFDSLVSFETPGLQHWRRNLTTCVNAASAGGLFGQNNRVSQMLIEEELITGFVQAQPSNVRHFFDKPTPEMTPGHLRRAQNFLHDSASEPVTVADVAKAVGVSVRSLQLSFKKHFGCGPLQYLRQLRLDLVRYELQSAKPDQKIAEIAFGLGFMHLGRFSIAYRQRFGETPSETRRDCGGRKPSQTV, encoded by the coding sequence ATGAATGCGCCCCTTTGCCATACCGCTTCGGAGCCTTTGGCCGGTTTCAGTCTGTGCAACAGCACCGATGTAGATGAGGTGCGTGAAACCGTTGGCAAACGGTTTTGCGACCACCGCCTTGCCCGCAGGTCAGCGCGTGGCGGTTTCGATGCCCGGTTCAACCACGTTCAGGGTGGTGCGCTGGGATTGGGCTATCTGCGCTACGGGGGTGATGTCGAAATAGAACCCGGTCATCTCGATACATTTTATCTGCTACAGGTGCCCATCCGTGGAAAATCAGAGGTTGTGAACGGCCCCGACCGCGCGGTGACAGAACCGGGCACAGCAAGCATGCTGAACCCAACCCGTCCAACCTGGATGCGCATGACCGAAGAATGCGAAAAAATCATGCTTCAGATTGACCGGATCACTTTACATAGCATGGTTGAGCGCCACCTCGATCTTACCCTGTCACAGCCAATCGTATTTGACAGTCTGGTCTCCTTCGAAACACCCGGCCTGCAACACTGGCGGCGTAATCTGACAACCTGCGTCAACGCCGCTTCTGCGGGGGGATTGTTTGGTCAGAACAATCGCGTCTCGCAAATGTTGATCGAGGAAGAGTTGATAACCGGCTTTGTTCAGGCCCAGCCGAGCAATGTGCGGCACTTCTTTGACAAACCGACACCCGAAATGACACCGGGGCATCTGCGCCGGGCACAGAACTTCTTGCATGATAGCGCAAGTGAACCTGTAACAGTTGCGGATGTGGCCAAGGCCGTAGGTGTATCCGTGCGCAGCCTGCAATTGTCGTTCAAAAAACACTTTGGCTGCGGCCCGTTACAGTATCTGAGGCAATTGCGCCTCGATCTTGTTCGCTATGAACTGCAAAGCGCAAAGCCTGACCAGAAAATCGCGGAAATTGCCTTTGGTCTGGGGTTTATGCACCTAGGTCGGTTTTCCATCGCCTACCGTCAGCGCTTTGGCGAGACCCCCAGCGAAACCCGGCGCGATTGTGGAGGTCGCAAGCCCAGCCAAACTGTCTGA
- a CDS encoding ABC transporter substrate-binding protein — MSIPTPSRGFLGAVTASVIMIAQASGAQAEALTVTDIAGRQVTFETLPERIVLGEGRMMYAIAPLVDGNPFEKIVGWKDDLIKYDPDAFRKFESVYPQDTARQINFGNPYAGDFSIEAVLEAETDLVLLDVGNLFKAEETGLMEKLGDAGVNVAFIDFRRNSTENTVPSLLLMGRILGEEKRAAEFIDFYIAQMRKVTNVVDAIPADERPLVVLENAAGWQTDFCCWSFGPYNYGRFVELAGGVNYASTLANAYSVDISLEGILEADPKHIIGTGANWAEARPEVSSTLLGYEGDPEVNAQKLQALADRPGFADLPAVKNGNLHSIYHQFYNSPYHFIAVQQIAKWLHPDDFEDLDVEANFKELHERFLPFEASGQFWTSLN; from the coding sequence ATGTCGATTCCGACACCATCGCGCGGCTTCCTTGGTGCTGTTACAGCCAGCGTAATCATGATTGCGCAAGCCAGTGGAGCTCAAGCAGAAGCCCTGACTGTAACAGACATTGCCGGACGGCAAGTCACATTCGAAACACTTCCCGAAAGGATTGTTCTGGGCGAGGGGCGCATGATGTATGCCATCGCGCCGCTGGTTGATGGCAACCCATTCGAAAAGATTGTCGGCTGGAAAGACGACCTGATCAAATACGACCCTGACGCTTTCCGTAAATTCGAAAGCGTCTACCCGCAAGACACCGCACGCCAGATCAACTTTGGCAATCCTTACGCGGGTGATTTCAGCATCGAAGCGGTCCTAGAGGCCGAGACCGATCTTGTGCTGCTGGACGTTGGCAACCTGTTCAAAGCGGAAGAAACAGGTTTGATGGAGAAACTGGGGGATGCGGGGGTGAATGTCGCCTTTATTGATTTCCGCCGGAACTCAACGGAAAACACTGTGCCATCCTTGCTGCTCATGGGGCGCATTCTGGGTGAAGAGAAACGTGCCGCAGAATTCATCGACTTTTATATCGCGCAAATGCGCAAGGTGACAAATGTCGTTGATGCGATCCCGGCAGATGAACGTCCGCTGGTGGTACTGGAAAATGCTGCAGGTTGGCAAACCGACTTTTGCTGCTGGTCCTTTGGCCCCTATAACTATGGCCGGTTTGTCGAACTTGCGGGTGGGGTAAACTATGCTTCTACGCTGGCAAATGCCTATTCGGTGGATATCTCGTTGGAGGGCATTCTGGAGGCTGACCCGAAGCATATCATCGGCACCGGGGCGAACTGGGCCGAGGCGCGTCCAGAGGTGTCTTCGACATTGCTGGGATATGAAGGTGACCCAGAGGTGAACGCCCAAAAACTTCAGGCATTGGCCGATCGTCCCGGATTTGCTGATTTGCCGGCGGTAAAGAATGGTAACCTGCATTCGATCTACCACCAGTTCTACAACTCTCCCTATCATTTCATCGCGGTGCAACAGATCGCCAAATGGCTGCACCCGGATGATTTTGAGGATTTGGACGTCGAGGCAAACTTCAAAGAACTGCATGAGCGGTTCCTGCCGTTTGAAGCCTCTGGTCAATTCTGGACCAGCCTGAACTAG
- a CDS encoding FecCD family ABC transporter permease, whose translation MTDQMMQPDTGAAALVTAYKRRGLRRVALVVAAAVALCSLVVLDVITGPANLSFLRTAQVIIDPSVASPKEHVIIWQLRLPIALMAVAVGAMLGVAGAEMQTILNNPLADPFTLGLSSAASFGAALAIVLGWSIVPGVGGLLVTMNSFVLAMLTSCFLFLFTRLRGVSPEAMILVGIAMLFTFNALLAFLQYGASETQLAQLIFWQLGSLARASWMKVGVCVVCLLVVLPYFMSRSWALTALRMGEEKAAALGVNVSLLRISVLAGVSLLSAVAVSFVGAIAFVGLVGPHIARMIVGEDQRGFLPLSALCGALIMSGTSIASKAITPGVVYPIGMITSLIGIPFFILLILSQRKRHWK comes from the coding sequence ATGACTGATCAAATGATGCAACCGGACACCGGTGCTGCAGCCCTCGTGACCGCTTACAAAAGACGCGGTTTGCGACGTGTCGCTCTGGTTGTAGCGGCTGCTGTTGCCCTGTGCAGCCTCGTAGTGCTGGACGTCATCACCGGCCCCGCCAACCTAAGTTTCCTGCGTACCGCGCAGGTAATTATCGATCCCTCTGTGGCATCCCCCAAAGAGCATGTAATCATCTGGCAATTGCGCCTGCCCATCGCGCTGATGGCGGTGGCTGTTGGTGCGATGCTTGGCGTTGCAGGGGCCGAGATGCAGACGATCCTGAACAACCCGCTTGCAGATCCTTTCACACTAGGCCTGTCGTCAGCGGCCAGCTTCGGTGCTGCGCTGGCGATTGTCCTTGGCTGGTCGATTGTACCCGGTGTAGGTGGGCTGCTTGTGACGATGAACTCCTTCGTGTTGGCGATGCTGACATCATGTTTCCTGTTCCTGTTCACCCGCTTGCGTGGGGTCAGCCCAGAGGCGATGATCCTTGTCGGTATCGCAATGTTGTTTACATTCAATGCCTTGCTCGCTTTTCTACAATATGGCGCGTCCGAAACGCAGCTGGCACAGCTGATTTTCTGGCAATTGGGCTCACTTGCCCGGGCATCCTGGATGAAAGTGGGTGTTTGCGTGGTCTGCCTGCTTGTTGTGCTGCCCTATTTCATGAGCCGCTCCTGGGCGCTTACTGCGTTACGCATGGGCGAGGAAAAGGCGGCAGCGCTGGGGGTGAATGTCTCCTTGCTGCGGATATCCGTATTGGCAGGGGTTTCGTTGCTGTCTGCGGTTGCTGTGTCCTTTGTGGGTGCCATCGCCTTTGTCGGGCTGGTCGGCCCGCATATCGCCCGGATGATTGTTGGTGAGGATCAGCGCGGCTTCCTGCCGCTGTCGGCATTATGTGGTGCGTTGATCATGTCCGGGACATCTATCGCGTCCAAGGCAATCACCCCCGGAGTTGTCTATCCGATCGGTATGATCACCTCTCTGATCGGGATCCCATTCTTTATTCTGCTGATCCTCAGCCAACGCAAAAGGCACTGGAAATGA
- a CDS encoding pseudoazurin — MHTRRNFILSMTALGTASAAWACPVVPMSEGSVHSILMLNAGCGDSNTPNVFEPAILRISPGDSVTFVPTDAGHNAASKRGMIPEGAKAWNGAVDEELTVEFTVPGVYGYLCLPHYEMGMVGLIVVGDDLSNLPAAKKVRHPGSARKAFRALLKELEV, encoded by the coding sequence ATGCATACGCGTCGTAATTTTATTTTGTCGATGACCGCTTTGGGAACCGCTTCCGCTGCATGGGCATGTCCTGTGGTGCCGATGTCGGAAGGGAGTGTTCACAGCATCCTGATGTTGAATGCAGGCTGCGGTGACAGCAATACACCCAATGTATTCGAACCTGCGATCCTGCGGATCAGCCCCGGCGATAGCGTCACCTTTGTGCCAACGGACGCCGGACATAACGCGGCATCCAAACGTGGGATGATCCCGGAAGGGGCCAAAGCCTGGAATGGCGCGGTGGACGAGGAACTCACAGTCGAATTCACAGTGCCGGGGGTCTATGGCTACCTTTGCTTGCCGCATTATGAAATGGGGATGGTCGGTCTGATTGTCGTGGGTGACGATCTGTCAAACCTGCCTGCCGCCAAAAAGGTTCGCCACCCCGGATCTGCCCGCAAGGCGTTTCGCGCATTGTTGAAAGAGCTGGAGGTATAG
- a CDS encoding Hint domain-containing protein, translating into MPIEAIALGLVQTGGFDGGGSMVSLDITEGDTDAENASALDGLSFGSTSNPARDSLVEMTLNDSNGDGVIWEDDLGGGETFTVGSTTYALDSATHHNIFVTYMDGSIGSGTATVVQATNGQAFLLPLSGATNADNDFLDDNGTQAIQSITFHSVAYSDFDGLNTSREADAFVLCFADGTQIETPGGERAIETLQVGDQVNTLEYGPLTVRWMAHRNITAMELLTNEKLVPVRIKPGPLGNTRALFLSKQHCVLLSDLNGTSVYAKAGHLAEKTDIASYARGQKQLCYYHLLLDRHATILANGLPCESFYPGPAAAAVLDPENLKGLLSVLPMLNRKSVEQAYGKRAARVLPCHEVEAIFGAGRLQIAS; encoded by the coding sequence ATGCCTATTGAAGCAATTGCCCTAGGTCTTGTTCAAACCGGTGGTTTTGACGGCGGCGGATCCATGGTCAGCCTGGATATCACTGAAGGCGATACTGATGCAGAAAATGCAAGCGCCCTCGATGGGCTAAGCTTCGGGTCCACATCCAACCCGGCCCGTGACTCGCTTGTTGAAATGACCTTGAACGACAGTAACGGCGACGGGGTCATTTGGGAGGATGATCTTGGGGGTGGCGAAACATTCACCGTTGGGAGCACAACTTACGCGCTCGACAGTGCGACGCACCATAATATCTTTGTCACCTACATGGATGGCAGCATTGGATCAGGCACAGCCACGGTTGTGCAGGCAACCAATGGTCAGGCTTTCTTGCTGCCGCTCAGCGGTGCGACGAACGCGGACAACGATTTCCTTGATGATAATGGCACACAGGCCATTCAATCGATCACCTTCCACTCCGTCGCCTATAGTGATTTCGACGGGCTCAACACCAGTCGGGAAGCTGACGCATTTGTTTTGTGTTTCGCCGATGGCACGCAGATCGAGACGCCAGGCGGGGAACGCGCCATCGAGACATTGCAGGTTGGCGATCAGGTCAACACCCTAGAATATGGGCCGCTGACGGTGCGGTGGATGGCGCATAGAAATATCACCGCAATGGAGCTTCTCACAAACGAGAAACTGGTTCCGGTTCGGATAAAGCCCGGACCGCTTGGCAACACCCGTGCCTTGTTCCTGTCAAAGCAACATTGCGTACTGCTCAGCGACCTCAACGGCACAAGCGTCTATGCAAAAGCCGGGCACCTAGCGGAAAAAACCGATATCGCCTCTTATGCACGGGGCCAAAAACAACTGTGTTACTATCATCTGCTGTTGGATCGTCATGCGACAATCCTTGCCAATGGCCTGCCCTGCGAGAGCTTTTACCCCGGTCCGGCGGCCGCTGCGGTGCTGGACCCTGAAAACCTAAAGGGGCTGCTTTCAGTCCTGCCGATGCTTAACCGCAAATCGGTTGAGCAGGCCTATGGGAAGCGCGCCGCCCGCGTCCTGCCCTGTCACGAGGTAGAGGCCATTTTTGGGGCAGGTCGGTTGCAAATCGCTTCATAG
- a CDS encoding flavin-containing monooxygenase translates to MVNRKTVAVIGGGVSGLAAARAFDEQGHRVLGYERTHDIGGVWEPSRSYPGVRTQSPKDFYRYTDMAMPDDYPEWPSGQQVHAYLHRFADKHDLHRLFSLNTGVRSVDRRADGAPGWRLTLESAGRSVVQEVDFVAVCTGQFSDKNIITHPGQDAFLAQGGQVIHSSEYIDPTTVQGKRLVVLGGSKSATDIAVNAVENGAKQVTMVYRHNVWRIPYHIGGINFKWLLYPRFQEVQFNGWGRSPLQKAVAAIAKPFVWANLKGLETMISVQEGLKKHNMKPTVPIDAEVGCTIPLMTEGLMKYVRAGKIKPVIGTYDRYEGDEIVLSNGERVGCDLSVLAVGWQLGFPFLNQDSLDKLIDRDGLYKLYRFCVNPDLPDLGFVGIASSFATVLNADMMAKWLVRFADGQLARQPSDAEMRDNIEMMLNWKRHERPAAQPYGGLCTAPFHLKYFEELLEDIGAKKCRPVYPRAEVYHQSLRAAPDYRAG, encoded by the coding sequence ATGGTAAATCGCAAGACGGTTGCTGTGATCGGGGGCGGCGTGAGCGGATTGGCCGCTGCGCGCGCCTTTGATGAACAAGGCCACAGGGTTCTGGGATATGAGCGGACCCATGACATCGGCGGTGTATGGGAGCCTTCACGCTCTTATCCCGGTGTCAGAACCCAATCGCCCAAAGATTTCTACCGCTATACGGATATGGCCATGCCCGACGATTACCCCGAATGGCCAAGCGGGCAGCAGGTCCATGCGTATTTGCATCGCTTTGCCGATAAACATGATCTGCACCGTCTTTTCTCGCTGAATACCGGGGTCAGATCTGTGGATCGCCGTGCAGATGGCGCGCCGGGCTGGCGGCTCACGCTTGAAAGTGCAGGCCGGAGTGTGGTGCAGGAGGTTGATTTTGTTGCCGTCTGTACTGGCCAGTTTTCTGACAAGAACATCATCACGCACCCCGGTCAGGATGCATTTCTGGCGCAGGGTGGGCAGGTGATCCACTCCTCCGAATATATCGACCCGACAACGGTTCAGGGCAAGCGGCTGGTTGTTCTTGGCGGGTCGAAGTCTGCCACTGATATCGCTGTAAATGCCGTGGAAAACGGGGCGAAACAGGTGACGATGGTATACCGCCATAATGTTTGGCGCATTCCCTATCACATTGGCGGGATCAACTTTAAGTGGTTGCTTTATCCACGTTTTCAGGAAGTGCAGTTTAATGGCTGGGGCCGGTCGCCGTTGCAAAAAGCCGTTGCTGCCATCGCCAAACCGTTTGTCTGGGCCAACCTCAAAGGGCTGGAAACGATGATTTCGGTGCAGGAGGGCCTGAAGAAGCACAACATGAAACCAACGGTTCCAATTGACGCGGAGGTGGGCTGTACCATTCCGCTGATGACCGAGGGGCTAATGAAATACGTGCGTGCGGGGAAAATCAAACCGGTCATCGGCACCTATGATCGCTATGAGGGGGACGAAATCGTCCTTTCCAATGGTGAACGTGTCGGGTGTGACCTGTCGGTCTTGGCTGTGGGGTGGCAGTTGGGCTTTCCATTTCTCAATCAGGACAGTCTGGACAAGCTGATTGATCGGGATGGGCTCTATAAGCTGTATCGGTTTTGCGTTAACCCGGATTTGCCTGATTTGGGTTTTGTCGGGATCGCCTCCAGCTTTGCCACCGTTTTGAATGCGGATATGATGGCGAAATGGCTGGTTCGTTTCGCGGATGGGCAATTGGCACGCCAACCCAGCGATGCGGAAATGCGTGACAACATTGAAATGATGCTGAACTGGAAACGCCACGAACGTCCGGCAGCCCAGCCCTATGGCGGGCTCTGTACGGCACCTTTCCATCTGAAGTATTTCGAGGAACTTCTGGAAGATATCGGCGCAAAGAAATGCCGTCCGGTCTATCCGCGGGCAGAGGTATATCACCAAAGCCTGCGTGCCGCCCCGGACTACCGCGCCGGCTGA
- the nirK gene encoding copper-containing nitrite reductase: MTKIMKPGSMNTSRRNVLRGSMLAGAAAMTGAAAMAAPRAPKMNAINAASSKIYRASDQKAAASDATPVDLSGYTRVKQELVAPPFAPKHEQVATGGPKIIEVTLETTEKLMVVDEDNGAEIWALTYNGSVPGPLIICHEGDMVEVTIRNPASSMMEHNVDFHASTGALGGGGLTHVYPGEEAVLRWKATKPGCFTYHCAPGGDMIPYHVCHGMNGAVMVLPRDGLKDRDGNALTYDSIAYIGEQDYYLPRDENGDYKTYAVAGDDYADSLEAMRGLVPTHQVFNGAVGALTGENALKAKVGETVLMVHNSCNVDSRPHLIGGHGNYVWETSFTDPALTGVETWFVRGGCAVAAMYTFEQPGVYAYVNHNLIIGVMLGATAHFVVEGEWDNELMEQVVAPRSFET; the protein is encoded by the coding sequence ATGACCAAGATTATGAAGCCAGGTTCTATGAATACAAGCCGTCGTAATGTCTTGCGGGGTAGCATGCTTGCCGGTGCTGCGGCCATGACAGGTGCCGCAGCCATGGCCGCCCCGCGCGCGCCAAAGATGAACGCGATTAATGCGGCATCTTCAAAAATTTATCGGGCAAGCGATCAGAAAGCGGCGGCAAGTGATGCCACGCCGGTAGATCTGTCCGGCTATACCCGCGTCAAGCAAGAGCTTGTGGCACCTCCCTTTGCGCCCAAGCATGAGCAGGTTGCCACAGGTGGTCCGAAAATCATCGAGGTCACTCTTGAGACAACCGAAAAGCTGATGGTTGTTGATGAGGATAATGGGGCAGAGATCTGGGCCCTGACCTATAACGGCTCGGTTCCGGGACCGCTGATCATCTGTCACGAGGGGGATATGGTTGAAGTAACCATTCGCAACCCGGCAAGCAGCATGATGGAACACAACGTCGATTTCCATGCTTCAACCGGTGCCTTGGGTGGTGGTGGGCTGACCCATGTCTACCCTGGTGAGGAGGCTGTGCTGCGCTGGAAGGCGACCAAGCCCGGCTGCTTTACCTATCACTGTGCCCCCGGCGGTGACATGATCCCTTATCATGTATGCCACGGTATGAACGGTGCGGTGATGGTGCTGCCGCGCGACGGTCTGAAGGACCGCGACGGCAATGCGCTGACCTATGACTCCATCGCCTATATCGGCGAACAGGACTATTACCTGCCGCGTGACGAGAACGGTGATTATAAAACCTATGCAGTCGCGGGTGACGATTATGCCGACAGCCTTGAGGCAATGCGCGGTCTGGTTCCGACCCATCAGGTGTTCAACGGGGCAGTTGGTGCCCTTACCGGCGAAAACGCCCTGAAGGCCAAGGTCGGTGAAACAGTTCTGATGGTTCACAACTCCTGCAATGTTGACAGCCGTCCACACCTGATTGGCGGGCATGGCAACTATGTCTGGGAAACCTCCTTCACTGATCCCGCTCTTACCGGTGTAGAAACTTGGTTCGTGCGCGGCGGTTGTGCGGTGGCCGCGATGTACACCTTTGAGCAGCCGGGTGTTTACGCCTATGTGAACCACAATCTGATCATCGGTGTCATGCTGGGGGCCACTGCGCATTTCGTTGTTGAAGGCGAATGGGACAACGAACTGATGGAACAGGTTGTTGCCCCACGCAGCTTTGAAACCTGA
- a CDS encoding cupin domain-containing protein: MTQKLAPINEEAGLNDVVWNVVGQTYRPQILTENVFYWRGVAPADTFVPPHIHPTQDEWLTVLDGELEVEFPESETHVVLKKGDTVFMPKGIAHGIFNRSGKEANVYFGVAPARKLYDLFVQLDGLTDPEELVRISAEHEVDFLPAPPNA; the protein is encoded by the coding sequence ATGACGCAGAAACTGGCACCAATTAACGAAGAAGCGGGCCTTAACGATGTGGTCTGGAATGTGGTTGGACAGACCTACCGGCCGCAAATCCTGACAGAGAATGTCTTCTATTGGCGCGGTGTGGCACCAGCAGATACTTTTGTGCCGCCACATATTCATCCGACACAGGATGAATGGCTGACGGTGCTTGATGGCGAACTGGAGGTCGAGTTTCCTGAAAGCGAAACCCATGTTGTGCTGAAAAAGGGCGATACGGTCTTTATGCCAAAAGGCATCGCACATGGTATTTTCAACCGTTCGGGGAAAGAGGCCAATGTTTACTTTGGCGTTGCGCCTGCCCGGAAGCTTTATGATTTGTTTGTGCAACTGGACGGGCTGACTGATCCAGAGGAACTGGTGCGCATTTCCGCCGAACATGAAGTCGATTTCCTGCCAGCGCCGCCCAATGCGTGA
- a CDS encoding formylglycine-generating enzyme family protein translates to MPAATSRKMPILIGVLASVAAVVAGITLFQRGPDAAFLPEMAAAAVVMPDGRAVYVQRHEVTIAEWNRCAADGACALTLRARPDQEAARTPATGLNYVDVQQYVGWISKKSRHNFRLPTAEEWQAMAAPVLKEAPDPLFTDPSLTWASSYLTEGLTPRALKPQGSFLTSPEGVVDLDGSVWEWTMECYDGTANAAELDRCPAFFVGGEHVAAMSYLIRDPARGGCAVGTPPAHLGMRLVSDKPV, encoded by the coding sequence ATGCCTGCCGCCACATCGCGTAAAATGCCGATACTTATTGGTGTCTTGGCAAGTGTGGCGGCAGTTGTTGCCGGGATCACGTTGTTTCAGCGTGGTCCCGATGCCGCTTTTCTGCCTGAGATGGCCGCCGCTGCCGTGGTGATGCCGGATGGGCGCGCCGTCTACGTGCAGCGCCATGAGGTCACGATTGCCGAGTGGAACCGCTGCGCCGCTGATGGTGCCTGCGCCTTGACCCTGCGCGCGCGCCCCGATCAAGAGGCAGCACGGACGCCAGCCACCGGATTAAACTACGTTGATGTGCAACAATATGTTGGGTGGATCAGCAAAAAATCCCGCCATAACTTCCGTCTGCCCACCGCAGAAGAGTGGCAGGCGATGGCAGCCCCTGTGCTGAAAGAGGCACCTGATCCGCTATTCACGGATCCTTCCCTGACCTGGGCCTCCAGTTACCTCACCGAAGGGCTGACACCGCGTGCGCTTAAACCGCAAGGCAGCTTTCTGACCTCGCCCGAGGGGGTCGTCGATCTGGATGGCAGCGTGTGGGAATGGACGATGGAATGTTATGATGGCACGGCCAATGCGGCGGAGCTTGACCGCTGCCCGGCTTTCTTTGTTGGTGGCGAACATGTTGCCGCGATGTCCTATCTGATACGCGATCCTGCGCGGGGAGGCTGTGCCGTGGGCACGCCGCCGGCACATCTGGGCATGCGATTGGTGTCCGACAAGCCGGTGTAG
- a CDS encoding ATP-binding protein, producing MNDPSAAPLISALPFPTLVIGADQKITFANSSAVELLGGQVVNQNFVLVLRQPGLIAAIEDTAASLEKRVGQFATTAGRSEVRYDVHIAPADGNLVLTFEDTSDAKDLVSFRRDFVANVSHELRTPLASVVGFIETLRGAAKDDPAARDRFLDIMEGEAHRMAHLVDDLLSLSRVEESERKRPTTVVDIAVLANSTLKQLDPQIAAAKATVSFEDQAQGTMVLADEGQLRQVISNLVENALRYGAKQGNITVGVYGPAYERRLRQNCIRLAVRDEGEGIAAHHLPRLAERFYRVDSHRSREVGGTGLGLAIVKHIVHRHRGHLLIESVEGKGSTFTVILPVSDQNPQLS from the coding sequence ATGAACGATCCTTCAGCCGCGCCTTTGATTTCGGCCTTACCTTTCCCGACCCTGGTTATTGGGGCAGATCAAAAGATCACCTTTGCCAACTCGTCCGCGGTTGAATTGTTGGGCGGGCAGGTCGTGAACCAGAATTTTGTCCTGGTGCTGCGACAGCCGGGCCTGATCGCGGCAATCGAAGATACTGCCGCCTCGCTGGAAAAGCGGGTTGGGCAGTTTGCGACCACCGCGGGGCGCAGTGAGGTGCGCTATGATGTGCATATCGCGCCGGCGGATGGGAATTTGGTGCTGACCTTTGAAGACACATCGGATGCTAAGGATCTTGTTTCATTCCGCCGCGACTTTGTCGCCAACGTCAGTCACGAGCTGCGCACCCCCTTGGCCTCTGTGGTCGGGTTCATCGAAACCCTGCGCGGGGCGGCAAAAGATGACCCGGCTGCGCGTGACAGGTTTCTCGACATCATGGAAGGTGAAGCGCATCGGATGGCCCATCTGGTGGATGATCTTCTGTCGCTCAGCCGGGTGGAGGAAAGCGAACGCAAACGCCCGACCACGGTGGTTGATATTGCGGTGCTGGCCAATAGCACGCTCAAACAACTTGACCCGCAGATTGCCGCAGCAAAGGCCACTGTATCTTTTGAGGATCAGGCGCAGGGCACAATGGTACTCGCGGATGAGGGCCAGCTGCGGCAGGTCATCAGCAATCTGGTTGAGAACGCCCTGCGTTATGGGGCCAAGCAGGGCAACATCACAGTTGGGGTTTACGGGCCTGCCTATGAAAGACGCTTGCGCCAGAACTGCATCCGCTTGGCGGTGCGTGATGAGGGCGAAGGCATCGCGGCGCATCACCTGCCGCGCCTTGCTGAACGATTCTACCGCGTTGATTCTCATCGCTCGCGTGAGGTTGGGGGCACGGGACTGGGTCTTGCCATCGTAAAACACATTGTCCACCGCCATCGCGGGCACCTTTTAATCGAGAGTGTCGAAGGAAAAGGCAGCACATTTACAGTTATTTTGCCAGTTTCCGATCAAAATCCACAGCTGTCATAA
- a CDS encoding ABC transporter ATP-binding protein, protein MITLSANDLGFAYGTHPVLDGAGFDPLQAGKLTALIGPNAAGKSTLFRLIAGLAKPGSGTIILDGTDLAILSTRERLKRICFMPQFFAANAALTVFDVVMMAHKQLKGWRVSESDMQAVSEVLHHSGIGHLAEAYVSDLSGGQSQMVSVAQALIRKSDVYLFDEPTSALDLHHQLDVLSRIKQAMITRQSIGIMALHDLNLAARFADHLILLGQGRILAQGTPQEVLRSRAISETYGVEIEIATGPREDLIVHAYAS, encoded by the coding sequence ATGATCACATTATCCGCAAATGATCTGGGGTTCGCCTATGGCACCCATCCTGTTCTGGACGGCGCGGGGTTTGACCCTTTGCAGGCGGGAAAACTCACCGCACTGATTGGGCCAAACGCCGCTGGTAAATCCACCTTGTTCCGCCTGATTGCGGGGCTGGCAAAGCCGGGCTCTGGCACCATCATTTTGGATGGGACCGACCTTGCAATCTTATCAACACGGGAGCGTCTGAAACGTATTTGCTTTATGCCGCAGTTCTTTGCCGCAAATGCGGCGCTGACGGTGTTTGACGTGGTGATGATGGCCCACAAGCAATTGAAAGGGTGGCGGGTCTCTGAAAGCGATATGCAGGCGGTCAGTGAGGTTCTGCACCATTCTGGCATCGGGCATTTGGCCGAAGCCTATGTAAGCGATCTGTCCGGGGGGCAGTCGCAGATGGTGTCGGTGGCACAGGCGCTGATCCGCAAATCAGATGTCTATCTGTTTGATGAACCAACCTCTGCCTTGGATCTGCATCACCAGCTGGATGTGCTTTCGCGCATCAAACAGGCAATGATCACACGCCAGAGCATCGGCATCATGGCGCTACACGATCTCAACCTTGCAGCCCGCTTTGCAGATCACCTGATCTTGCTGGGGCAGGGGCGCATCCTGGCACAGGGGACACCGCAAGAGGTGCTGCGTTCGCGTGCTATTTCTGAGACATATGGGGTCGAGATCGAGATCGCGACCGGCCCGAGAGAGGATTTGATTGTCCATGCATACGCGTCGTAA